Within the Prochlorococcus sp. MIT 1300 genome, the region AGGCAAAATCAACGAATTTCGTTTTGGTTTTAGCGGGTTCTAAAACTTCTGAAATAGAGGGAATTTCTTCTGCAGGAGCTACTGGACTGTCTCGTAGGTATACAGCTTTGGCTGATGCTGAATTTGTTCTTAAAGGCCCTGGTTTTAAAAGTCAATACCCTTTGCCTTCACTTAAGGCTGGGTTTTCCCCTGCATTAATTACTTATGTAGCTGCTTGTTCCTTGGGGTTAGTCCCTTTGGTTTTAGTCGTAGGAATTCTAGGAAATGCGAGATTCCCTCATTTACTCTTTGAACCGCCTTCTTTGGGACCAGCTAATTGTCTTAGCAGTGGCAAAGCAATGCCATTAAATCGCGTTGAAAGACTCTGGGATAGAGGATTCGCAATGGGTAGAAAATTAAAAGGAAATTTAGTTTTAGCTGAATGTGTTCCGGGTGGAACAACTACGGCTCAGGCAGTACTTACTGGTTTGGGTATCTGTGTGAGTGACTTGATTAGTGGGAGTGGAAAAACACCTCCATTGAAGTTGAAAAAGGAGCTAGTAGAAATTGGCCTTAGATCAGCATCGTTAGGGCCTAATCCATTGCCAAAGGAACTAATTGCCGCAGTTGGGGATCCTTTTCAAGCTGCTGCAGTTGGACTTTTGCTTGGGGCTAGAAGTGCTGAAAAACCAGTTTTATTGGGTGGCGGGAGTCAAATGCTTGCCGTCCTTGCAATCGCTTTGGCAACTTTGAAGCCGTCAAGACGCAAAAAATTTTTAGATGGAGTATCAATTGGTACTACAGCTTGGTTGATGAATGAATCTCTTCAGTCAGGCTCAAGAGCGAGTTCTCTTGGTGCATTGATGAATCGTGTAGAAGAACATTTTGGAGTCAGCCTTTTAGGCCTGGCATCAGGATTGAGGTTCCATATGAGTAACCATCAATGCTTACGAGATTATGAACTTGGTTATGTAAAAGAAGGAGTTGGAGCTGGCGCTCTTGCATTATTGGCTCAGTTGCATGGAAAGTCTTGTGAAGACTTGGTCAAAGCCTGTGATTTTGGCGTTGAAACATATATGAAAACAGTTAGTGAGGGGATATCCCCTTCAGATAAATAATTTTTGAAATGGGATTTCAAATGCTTGGTAGAAGAGAATTCTTGAGGGGGGCATTATCTGTAGGCCTTCTGAGCCTTTCGGGCTGTTCTTCTACTAAAAGCAGATCGATCTTGATGGCTAGTCCTGAAACTGTACCGAAGTATTGGCGACAAGTTTTGCCTATTGATTGGAGGTATAAACCATTGTCCTCAGGTTCTGAGCAAAAACCTTTTGATAAAGGACTTAAAGATGCAGATTTGCTTGCTCTTGGAGATGGCTGGCTAATGAATTTGCCTATAGACCGTTTAAAGCCAATTGATGCAGATCTTTTGAAGAAAAGGTTAGGCTTTCAGGCCCAATCTTTTCTGGAGGGTCTGAATGAAAATCTTTCTAGTCGAGTATTACCTGTAGGGGTTAGCCCTTGGGCATTGCTTTTTAGAAATGGCGACTACTGGCAGGATGAAGCAAGTAATGGTTGGGATGTTTTATTAGATCAAAAATTAAAAGGATTAATAGTTATGCCTGAAAGTCCTCTTTTGGTAATGAGTATTGCTCAAAGAATCAAAAGTTCTGATGCGCTTAAGCAATTAGTTGCTCAGGTTTACTCTTTTGATGATAGAAATGCATTGAATTGGTTATTAAAAGATAAGGCTCGAGTTGCGATTCTTCCCGTAGAGCGATGTTTTGGTCTTTTAAGAAGAGATCCACGATTGAAGGCAATACTGCCTAATAGTGGTTCACCATTGCATTGGACTGTTTTGACCATTCCTGCTTCCAGTGGACAGAAACTTCCTAAAGAGTGGGTTGAAGCGGCTTGGGATTCATCTTTGACTAAAAAGCTTCTCTCTGAAGGGTGGTTGCCTCCTTTACCGTATGAAAAGTTGAGTAAATTGGTTGCGCCTCTTCCTTTTAAAGACGCCTTATTGCCATCTCAAACTGTTTGGGACAGGTGCTGGTCTATCCCTCAATTAACTTTTGAAAAGCAAAAAGAACTTCTTGAAGTGTGGAATCAATCATTCCCATAGTCGTCTACGCGGCGAATCCTTTAATAGTTGATGAGTGTTTGAAAGTAGTTCAGGTATAGGTAGTTGATATGGACACCTGGGCAGACATTCTTGACAATTTTCACAAGCATCACCATTAACGCTTTCCCACCAATGGCCTGCTTTACCAATGAGGTTGTATCTTTCTTTGGCAAATCCAATTAGGTCATGACCTATTGCAAGATTTCTCAAGCGTAAAATCTCGGGAATAGGGACAGCTTCAGGACATGGGAGGCATTTTTGGCATTGACCACATTGTGTAATTCCAAGTCTTTTTTTCCCAGCAAATTGAAGATGTAAAAGACAAGCTTCTTCCTGTTTTGTTAGAGGCCCATCTTTATGGGCTAGTTTTTGTGCAATAGAAAAGTCTTCGGGTTTAGAAGCTCCAAGGGTGAGCGTGCTTATGCCGTTTGCGATTAGGAACCTATATGCAAGTTCAAGGGGAGGGATTGGATTGCAATCTTCAGTTAGGATTTTGCTAGGTGCTTGGAGTCTCCCTCCTTTATCGGCTGGTGAGATAGCCATGACTCCTATTCCTTCCTCTAAGGCTTTTTTTGCGAGGGGCAATCTCCCGGGGTCCAGAAGGTGAAGATGAAGGCTACAGAATTGAAATACTTTGCTAGTTAGTGCTTTTTTAATTAAGACTTTTGATCCATGGCTACTGAAACCAATTTGATCAATTAATCCTTCTCTCTTGGCCCAATTTAGGAGCTTCTTTCCGTCACCATTAATGGCCCAATGAAGATGTTCTGGGAGGTTTAGTCCATGAATTGCAAGATTGTTAACTTTAGAAATTCCAAGTCGCAAAATTGATTTTTTGAGTTGGTTTTTTCCTTCTTCGAACGATAGACCTGGAATGATTTTGCTTGTAATTACCCATCCTCCAGGAGGATTGAGCTCAAGAAGCTTCATTTCTTTTAGAGCTAATCCCACAAAAGCTTCTGCTTGTCCATATGAAGGAGCTGTTTCAATGTGATTGATTCCAGAGAAATAAGCAGCTTTGAGAACATTGAACATTTGCTCGGATGACTCGAGCGCTCTCATTGTGCCAAGAGTAAAGAGACTTACTTGTGAGCCTGCACCAAATGAACGCCGCATCATCGACATTATTTCGTGCTTTTGTCTTCGGGATCAGATGGTTCTTCCCCTTTAGGGGTACGAGATTTGAGATGCCTGACTAAGGCGGCCGGACTTACTTCATCTAAAAAACGTCTGAATTTGTCTTGGTCTTCTTCATCTGCTTCAGCATCAACTGGAATGGAAGCTTCTCCTACAACTTTTTCAAGCATCCAAATGCCGCAGTTTGTCCGCACTGCTAAAGCAATTGCATCGCTTGGGCGTGCATCAACATCAAGTAGAGCTTTTGGCTTTTCATTGTTTTCGGTTTCATCTTTTGTAACTGGACTAATTTTGAGTATTGCTTGAAATGTGTTTGCTTCAATCGCATGAATGATTACTTTCTCTAGATGGAGGTTCCCAGCATGTAGAAGGTCAACCATTAGGTCATGACTAAGAGGACGCTCAAGGTGAGTACCTTTAATCCCCGCCAAAATATTGTGGGCTTGTGCATGATCTATCCAAATCGGCACTTGTCTTCTACCGGAGGGATCACGAAGTAAAACAATTGGTGTTCGATTGGACGCGTCGAGTGCGAGACCGGCCACGCTCATCTCGACCACAGTTCCTCCTTTATCTTTTATCTAATTATGGCTAGTTTTCATTAGCAGGGAACTTCAATGTTTACTGGGCTTGTTCAAGGCATTGGGAAAATTAGGCGTCGTTCACGTGGACTCCTGATTGAGAATTGTGAGTCTTTGGGACCTTTGACGCTGGGAGACAGCATTGCCGTAGATGGTGTTTGCCTTACCGTGGCGGAAATTGTTCCAAATGGTTTTTTGGCAGATGTTTCAGAAGAGACACTTCGTCGTACAACACTTGGGCTAAAGGCCGATGCATTGGCGTGCGTGAATCTTGAACCCGCACTCAGATTGTCTGACCGGATGGGTGGTCACATAGTTAGTGGACATATAGACGGACTTGGAAAAGTAGTTGAAATTGTCTCTAATCCCCAGTCCGTACATCTTGAAGTGATGTGGCAGGAGTCTTCGTATGGACGGTATGTATGCGACAAAGCCAGTATTTGTCTTAATGGAATTAGCTTGACCGTTGCTGCAAGTATTAGTAATGGCAGTCGCTTTTCAATAGCTGTTATTCCCCATACATGGACAAATACTTCGCTTAAGGTTCTTAAAGAGGGTGATCTGGTGAATTTGGAGGCTGATCTGATGGCTAAATATGCCGAAAGCTTGTTGTCAGCAATGTTTGAAGAAACAAATATAAAATCCTCAGCGCATCCTCTTATTTCAAAAGAATGGCTGGCTAACCAAGGTTGGGTTTAAAAAAATTAAGCCCTAGAAGATTCCTAGGGCTTTAAAAGTATAGAAATGAGATGTTTCTAAGAGGTTTCGTCGGAGGCTTTTTTGTTTTGCAATGGGAGAAGCCCAATGATTCCAGAATCTCGATGAAGTTCAATTCGGAACTCTTGCCCAGGTTCTAGTCCTAGCTTCTTTGTATAGGCATGACCTATTAAAAGGTTGCCGTTCCCATGGACCTTCGTACGAAACTCGGCTTGGCGGCCACGAGAGGATCGATTTCCTGGCCTCCCAGAACGATTGGTACGTAATTTGTAGCCTTTAGCTTCTACTAGGGCTCGGTAGAAGCTTTTGCGTAGAACGCGACCACTGGGGCCCACATACCCACAACCTCGAGCAATTTCATCCTCAGGACGATTGCTGAGAGATCTGGCTTTGTCCAGGAGTTCTTTTCCGACCAGCATTTCGCCAGCATTAGTTGAATCAATTCTGACTAGAAAGTGCAACTGTGGCAAGGGATTGCTCTAATCTTTGTTGATTGACAAGTCATAGCAAGGGTTTAAAGGAGGTAGAGGATGATAAATAAAATCACCCATATGCCATCAACAAAGTGCCAATAGAGCTCAGCAGCCTCAAGAGGAAAATGGTTATTGCTGTTAACTCGACCACCAGGGGAACGTGCTTGCCACCAGACAATTAAGATCATTATTGTTCCAAGACAAACATGTAATCCGTGAAAACCTGTTAATGCATAGAATGTGCTTGCGTAGAGATTGTCAGTCAAGCCAAATGGCAGTGTAAAATATTCGAACATCTGGCTAATTAGGAACAAAGAACCCAAGGATGCAGTTAAAAGAAGCCAGCTTTGGCAAGTCTTTGACATGTCTTTTCTTAGTGCCTGTCCTGCTCGATGAAATGTTGCACTGCTTACAAGCAATAAGATTGTATTAAGCGTTGGGAGTGGAAGCTCTAATTCATATATAGCATCAGGTAATAATGGGTTTACAGCTTTAAAAGTTAGATAAGCAGCAAAAAAACCTGCGAACGTCATCCCATCTGCTACGAGGAATGCAGCTAGGCCAAAAAGTCTATAATCTCCGTGATTTTCCTGCTGTTCAATTTCAGGAGAACTTTCTTTGTTAATTGTTGATGAAGTTGTCATTTTTCCACCTCTTTGGAATCTTCAAAGGGAGCTTGCTTTGTTTCCATATCAAGACTTAAGCCTTTTTGAGTCTCTCCATATCCATAAGGCTCTTTGACGAGGGGAGCTGGGCCAGACCAGTTTTCAATTGGAGGAGGAGATGTGGTGAGCCACTCTGGGGTAAGTGCTTCCCATGGATTGTTCCCTGAAGGGATTCCATCAAATGCGCTTTTAACTACGTTCCAAAGAAAAGGAATAGTGCTGATGGCCATTATTAGTGCACCAGCGCTACTGATTTGATTAACTAAAGTGAATTGAGGGTCATATTCTGCAACCCGACGAGGCATTCCGTTAAGACCAAGCCAATGTTGGGGGGCAAAACAAAGGTTGAAGCCTATAAAAGTCAAAAGAAAGTGAATGCGACCCAGATTTTCGTTAAGCATGTGACCAGTAAATTTTGGGTACCAATGATAGATAGAGGAAAAAATTACAAACACTGACCCTCCGTAAACAATGTAGTGAAAATGGGCCACTACAAAGTAGGTGTCATGAACATGAACATCGAATGGAACTTGCGCGAGTGCAACACCTGTTATTCCACCTAAGACAAAGTTAACTATGAATCCACATGAAAAAAGAAGAGCAGAGTTAAGTGAGATTCTTCCTCCCCAAAGCGTTGCAACCCAATTGAAAAATTTTATCCCGGTTGGAACAGCAATAAATGAGGTAGCAATTGTAAAAAAGAGTCTCATCCAAGGGGGGGTTCCACTCGTGAACATGTGATGAGCCCATACCACCAACCCTAAAACAACTATTGCCATGATTGAATAAACCATTGTGGTATAGCCGAACAGTGGTTTTCGACAATGAACTGGAAGTATTTCACTCACCAGGCCAAAAGCAGGCAAAACCATTATGTAAACAGCTGGGTGAGAGTAAAACCAAAAAAGATGCTGATAGACAATTACATTCCCTCCTAATGAAGGATTGAAGAAGCCTGTATGAGCAACAATATCAAAGCTTAAAAGTATTAAAGTTCCCGCAAGAACTGGAGTGGATAGAACAACTAGAATACTTGTTCCCAGCATTGCCCAGCAATACATTGGAAGTTGCATCAGCTTTAAACCAGGCCTTCTAAGCTTTAAGATCGTCGCGATGAAATTGATGCCTCCAAAAATTGAACTTCCTCCTAATAGGAGAACACTAAGTATCCATATGATTTGCCCTGCTGCTGGAGTGGTTATGCTTAAAGGCGGGTACGCTGTCCAGCCTGATTGAGCTGCACCAGTTATGAAGTAGCTAGTTATTAGCATTAATCCAGCTGGGGGAATTAGCCAAAAGGCGACAGCATTTAGCCTCGGGAATGCCATGTCCCTTGCTCCAACGTAAAATGGAATTAGGTAATTACCAAATGCCCCATTTACCACAGGAACAATCCAGAGAAATATCATTATTGTTCCATGTAGAGTTAAAATTTGGTTATATACATCTCTGGGCATAAAGTCTGAAATGGGGCTTGTAAGCTCTATTCGAATTGCTCCAGCTAGTAATCCACCAATTAAATAAAATATAAAACCACAGATTAAGTATTGAAGGCCGATGACCTTGTGATCCAGGCTGAAACTGAAGTACTTTAGCCAACCAGTTGGTTGAAGACTAAGTTCAGAAAGATCACTTTCTTGAGGATTGGAAGTTGTCATGCTATTGGATTAGTTGGCTTTGCATTTGTGTTAAACCATTCTTCGTAATTTTCAGGTTCTTCTACAACGACTGAAGACCTCATTCCGCCATGGTATGGGCCACATAACTCTGCGCAGATGATTGGATATCTTCCTGTTTTTGTTGCGGTGAAATTAAGGATTGTTGGTTGGCCAGGAATAATATCTTGTTTTAGACGAAATTCTGGGACCCAAAAAGCATGAATTACATCCTTGGAGTCCATTCGCATACTTATCGGTTGTCCTTTAGGAACATGTAATTCTCCTGAGGTGATATCTCCTTCAGGGTAATGAAAGATGAAGGCGAATTGGAGAGCATTTACCTCAATACGTAGAGGTGCGAACATCCCTGTTTTTGTGGCATCTTCAGGATTGGAGCCGATGCCTCCCCAGATTCTTTGATCATTCGACATGGCCGCGTGGTCATGCACTCCATGATCCAATGGTTGCATCCCTCCCATTCGGTCATAAATGTCGTAGCTGTAGAGCCCAACAAATAAAACGACAACAGCAGGAACTGCAGTCCAAAGTATTTCAAGAGGCAGGTTCCCTTCTATGGGCAATCCATCACCAATTTCATCAGGGCGGCGCCGGAATTTGAAAAGGCTATATACAACTAGTCCTGTCATCCCGAGGAAAAGAATTGTCCCAATACTGAATAGAACTTTGAAAAGTTCGTCGTAAACAGGGGCATTCTCACTGGCATCAACCGGGAGTAAATTGACGTTCTGTCCAGCCCACAGTCCCATAAGAATGAGGGCTGTGGAGATTAAAAGCGTCTTGATGGCCGAGGGAATCGGCAATTGTGGCCTCCAATATTTCACTAAGCCTATGTAGTTACTGGGCGTTCATCATTCAGGGATTGTTAAGGCGTTATGAAGTCCTGATGGAAACTTGCTTTGAAAGGGATTGATTAGTGGTCGAACCGTGGTCGCAAATAATTTGTGTCAGGGATATGAGATTTTTCAAGGTTTTTTGATGTTGTAGTCGTCCATACAACCTGACGTTTCTGCATCAATCGCTAGCTTTCACGAACATCAACCCATTTATGAATAAGGGTGGATCATTGACTACTTCCTCCCTCCCTGTGATTCGATTGCGTCTTGCCCAATTGACTTCACATCTTGTGGTGGCCCTAATAGCCCTTGTGGTTATTGGTGGCTCCACAAGGGTTATGGAAGCGGGACTTGCATGTCCAGATTGGCCTCTTTGTTATGGCTCGCTTTTCCCTGGCAGGCAGATGAACCTTCAAGTTTTTCTTGAATGGTTTCACCGATTAGATGCCTTTTTAGTAGGGGTCGCGGTGTTGGCTCAGTTTTGGGTCAGCTTGAGGTGGCGAAAGGTTTTGCCAACATGGCTTCCTTTTATATCTGGTTTACTTGTCCTTATGGTTGGGATCCAAGGAGGGTTGGGAGCCCTAACAGTCCTTCAATTGTTGCCTTCTGGTGTCGTTAGTGCTCACTTGGTTTTGGCACTAACTCTTGTTGCAATGGTTAGTGGAATAACTCAGCGGTTGTTTTCTCGCTCAAATTCTAATTCGCCATTTTGGTGGAGGTTGATGGGGGTTATTTCACTCTTTGCGGTAATTATTCAATCGCTTTTGGGTGGTCAAATGGCTACTGCCTGGGCTGCACAGAGGTGTAGGAATTTCGGACAGGCTTGTGAGCTCATTGATTTTCATCGCTTCTCTGCTGTTCTAACTTCTGCAACTATTTTGAGCTTTGTATTAGTTGCCTTTATTGCAGGTGGGTGGCCTAGGAGTCAATGGCGGTTTCTTTTGTCTGTAGTTGGGCTCTTAATCATCCAAATCACTCTTGGAGTACTTACCCTTCGTTTTGGTTCCTTCTACCCAACCATCACTATTTCCCACCAGTTAGTGGCAGCTTTGTTAGTTGCTTTTTTGGCGGCGTTGGTTTGCCGACGTCCCGATATTCCTACTAAGGAAATTAGTTTCATTTCCGAGATCTCATCCCCCCTGGAGCATTGTCATGGTTAGTTCCACCTCCGAGATGCTTCAGCCTCAAGCGATTCGGGAGCAAGTGGTCCCATCTCGCAGGTTTATAAAGCTCCCTCCATGGTTAGAGGTGGCAAAACCTCGTCTTATTCCTCTACTTCTAGCTACAACCATTGGAGGGATGGCTCTTACAGAGGGATGGCCATTGCCCTCTCCAAGACTGGCATGCACTTTGGGTGGCGGCGCCTTGGCGGCGGCGGCGGCAGGAGTGCTCAATTGTCTTTGGGAACAGGATCTTGATGGGAGGATGAAACGCACGAGTGGACGAGCACTGCCTTCAGGTCGTTTATCTTCGAAAACAGCTTTTGCAGTAGCTATTTCTTGCACCTTGGCGGCTGCAACCCTTCTTGTTAGTGGGGTTAACTGCCTTGCCGCTGGCTTGTCTTTGCTCGGACTTTGTAGTTATGTCTTGCTATACACAGCACTTTTAAAGCCAAGAACATCTAAAAATATTGTTGTAGGAGGTGTTGCAGGTGCAATACCTCCACTGGTAGGGGCAGCAGCTGCAACTGGGCATGTCGGTTTGGGAGGTTGGTGGTTATTTGCTTTGGTGATGGTCTGGACCCCAGCTCATTTTTGGGCATTGGCGTTGTTATTAAAGGATGACTATCGCTCAGTAGGCATACCTATGCTTCCAGTTGTGAAAGGTTCTTTCTTTACGGCAAAAGCAATCACCCGTTACGGTTGGGCAACGGCATTCTTAAGCGTTTTTGGAATATGGGCACTACCTGAAGGTGGTCTTTTATATGGTTTGCTGTGTTTGCCTTTTAATTTTCGGCTAATTCAAATGGTCCGCCGTCTTTGGCATGATCCTGAAGATCTGGAAAGGGCCAAGGGACTGTTTAGATGGTCAATCTTGTACATGTTCGGGATTTGTTTGCTCTTAGTTCTTAGTCGCCTTCCAGTCTCTGTTCAGTTCGATACACAGAGTGTCCTTTTGCTCCAACAGCTGGCAATGGGTGGTCAATTGAGCTAAAGATATTTAAACTCTCCATTTTTATTTTTTTAATAGCACTTCTTTTTTGCTGTCTACATTTCACCAATGATCCTTAAGTTGTCCGCTAGATTCGATCGCTGTGATTGAACTTCAGGAGCTCGAAAAGTCTTATGGGCCTGTAAAGGCTCTGAGAGGGTTAAGCCTTCAGGTTCCTTATGGGTGCTTATATGGCTTGCTAGGACCAAATGGAGCTGGGAAGACAACCACTCTTAGGATTTTGTGTACACTTCTTGCTCCAGATTCTGGGAAAGTCAGACTGGCTGGAATTGATGCATTAGAAGATCCTCGTGGAGCTAGGACTAGACTTGGATATGTGGCACAGGAAGTAGCAATTGATAAAATCCTTTCAGGAAGAGAGTTGTTGCAATTACAAGGTGATCTTTATCATTTGCGTACTAAAGAAAGAGACAAGCGAATATCGGAATTGATAGACCAGCTTGATATGAGTTCATGGATAGATCGTCGTTGTGGTACTTATTCTGGAGGGATGAGGCGAAGACTTGATCTGGCTACAGGCTTGTTACATCAGCCTGAGTTACTTGTTTTGGATGAACCAACAGTAGGTTTGGATATAGAAAGTCGCTCTGCAATTTGGAGTTTGTTGCGTAAGTTAGTCGATCAAGGGAAAACAATTCTTTTGAGTAGTCATTACTTAGAAGAGGTTGAGGCGCTGGCTGACCAGATGGCAATTATTGATAATGGACGAGTTATTGCAGAAGGTACACCTTCAAGTCTTAAGCAGCAACTTGGGGGAGACAGAGTTACTTTAAGAGTCCGTGAATTTAGTGATAAAAATGAGGCTGAAAAAGTTAAGGGACTTCTTGTAAATGTTGATGGTGTTCGCAAGGTGGTTGTTAATCGAGCACAAGGTTTTTCTCTGAACCTTGTGGTTGACAATGAAAAGGTATTGCAGCGCTTAAGAGATGTGCTTGCTAGTGCTCAAGTGCCCATCTTTGCGATTTCTCAGAGCCGCCCAAGTCTTGATGATGTTTATCTTCAAGCTACTGGTAGAACACTTATGGATGCTGAATTGGAAGTTGCTGGTCAGCGAGATATAAAACTAGAAACCAAAAAATCTATGCGCTGAGCTTTGCTTGACGAACACCCTCTTTTCTCATTTTATCAACATCCTAATGACTATTAACAACTCAGTGTTTCTTGAAAAGTCTTCTCCAAATGGAGCTTTTGCAGAAATAACCCAAGAAACTCTTGGCTTGACTCGGCGGCTTTTCTTGCAATTGATGAGACGACCATCAACTTTGATAGCGGGAATTATTCAGCCTTTGATTTGGCTTGTTCTGTTTGGGGCATTGTTTGCCAAAGCTCCTGAAGGAATGCTTCCTGGTGGAATTAGTTATGGTCAGTTTTTAGGAGCAGGCGTAATAGTGTTTACAGCATTTAGTGGCGCCTTAAATGCTGGTTTGCCTGTGATGTTTGATCGTGAATTTGGATTTTTGAACCGACTTTTAGTTGCGCCCTTGAGAAGTAGAAATTCTATTGTCTTTGCTTCTGTTATTTACATTACGATTATCAGTCTTTTGCAGAGCCTTGCAATTATGTTTACCGCGTCTTTGTTGGGTTATGGATGGCCAGGCACCTCTGGGCTTTTGGTTGTTTTAGTCACCTTGCTTTTGTTGATATTTGCTGTTACGGCTATGAGTCTTGGTTTGGCATTTGCTCTACCAGGTCATATAGAGCTTATCGCTGTCATATTTGTGGTGAACTTGCCGCTTTTATTTGCAAGCACCGCATTGGCTCCAATTTCTTTCATGCCTACGTGGTTGGGGTGGCTAGCTTCCATAAA harbors:
- a CDS encoding nicotinate-nucleotide--dimethylbenzimidazole phosphoribosyltransferase, with the protein product MKQSVSFKIGSQDFSAFGDSADPVVLNRWLEAWVDQAKSTNFVLVLAGSKTSEIEGISSAGATGLSRRYTALADAEFVLKGPGFKSQYPLPSLKAGFSPALITYVAACSLGLVPLVLVVGILGNARFPHLLFEPPSLGPANCLSSGKAMPLNRVERLWDRGFAMGRKLKGNLVLAECVPGGTTTAQAVLTGLGICVSDLISGSGKTPPLKLKKELVEIGLRSASLGPNPLPKELIAAVGDPFQAAAVGLLLGARSAEKPVLLGGGSQMLAVLAIALATLKPSRRKKFLDGVSIGTTAWLMNESLQSGSRASSLGALMNRVEEHFGVSLLGLASGLRFHMSNHQCLRDYELGYVKEGVGAGALALLAQLHGKSCEDLVKACDFGVETYMKTVSEGISPSDK
- a CDS encoding ABC transporter substrate-binding protein, translated to MASPETVPKYWRQVLPIDWRYKPLSSGSEQKPFDKGLKDADLLALGDGWLMNLPIDRLKPIDADLLKKRLGFQAQSFLEGLNENLSSRVLPVGVSPWALLFRNGDYWQDEASNGWDVLLDQKLKGLIVMPESPLLVMSIAQRIKSSDALKQLVAQVYSFDDRNALNWLLKDKARVAILPVERCFGLLRRDPRLKAILPNSGSPLHWTVLTIPASSGQKLPKEWVEAAWDSSLTKKLLSEGWLPPLPYEKLSKLVAPLPFKDALLPSQTVWDRCWSIPQLTFEKQKELLEVWNQSFP
- a CDS encoding aldo/keto reductase, translated to MSMMRRSFGAGSQVSLFTLGTMRALESSEQMFNVLKAAYFSGINHIETAPSYGQAEAFVGLALKEMKLLELNPPGGWVITSKIIPGLSFEEGKNQLKKSILRLGISKVNNLAIHGLNLPEHLHWAINGDGKKLLNWAKREGLIDQIGFSSHGSKVLIKKALTSKVFQFCSLHLHLLDPGRLPLAKKALEEGIGVMAISPADKGGRLQAPSKILTEDCNPIPPLELAYRFLIANGISTLTLGASKPEDFSIAQKLAHKDGPLTKQEEACLLHLQFAGKKRLGITQCGQCQKCLPCPEAVPIPEILRLRNLAIGHDLIGFAKERYNLIGKAGHWWESVNGDACENCQECLPRCPYQLPIPELLSNTHQLLKDSPRRRLWE
- a CDS encoding bifunctional nuclease family protein, with the translated sequence MSVAGLALDASNRTPIVLLRDPSGRRQVPIWIDHAQAHNILAGIKGTHLERPLSHDLMVDLLHAGNLHLEKVIIHAIEANTFQAILKISPVTKDETENNEKPKALLDVDARPSDAIALAVRTNCGIWMLEKVVGEASIPVDAEADEEDQDKFRRFLDEVSPAALVRHLKSRTPKGEEPSDPEDKSTK
- a CDS encoding riboflavin synthase; its protein translation is MFTGLVQGIGKIRRRSRGLLIENCESLGPLTLGDSIAVDGVCLTVAEIVPNGFLADVSEETLRRTTLGLKADALACVNLEPALRLSDRMGGHIVSGHIDGLGKVVEIVSNPQSVHLEVMWQESSYGRYVCDKASICLNGISLTVAASISNGSRFSIAVIPHTWTNTSLKVLKEGDLVNLEADLMAKYAESLLSAMFEETNIKSSAHPLISKEWLANQGWV
- a CDS encoding AbrB family transcriptional regulator; amino-acid sequence: MLVGKELLDKARSLSNRPEDEIARGCGYVGPSGRVLRKSFYRALVEAKGYKLRTNRSGRPGNRSSRGRQAEFRTKVHGNGNLLIGHAYTKKLGLEPGQEFRIELHRDSGIIGLLPLQNKKASDETS
- a CDS encoding cytochrome c oxidase subunit 3: MTTSSTINKESSPEIEQQENHGDYRLFGLAAFLVADGMTFAGFFAAYLTFKAVNPLLPDAIYELELPLPTLNTILLLVSSATFHRAGQALRKDMSKTCQSWLLLTASLGSLFLISQMFEYFTLPFGLTDNLYASTFYALTGFHGLHVCLGTIMILIVWWQARSPGGRVNSNNHFPLEAAELYWHFVDGIWVILFIILYLL
- the ctaD gene encoding cytochrome c oxidase subunit I, with protein sequence MTTSNPQESDLSELSLQPTGWLKYFSFSLDHKVIGLQYLICGFIFYLIGGLLAGAIRIELTSPISDFMPRDVYNQILTLHGTIMIFLWIVPVVNGAFGNYLIPFYVGARDMAFPRLNAVAFWLIPPAGLMLITSYFITGAAQSGWTAYPPLSITTPAAGQIIWILSVLLLGGSSIFGGINFIATILKLRRPGLKLMQLPMYCWAMLGTSILVVLSTPVLAGTLILLSFDIVAHTGFFNPSLGGNVIVYQHLFWFYSHPAVYIMVLPAFGLVSEILPVHCRKPLFGYTTMVYSIMAIVVLGLVVWAHHMFTSGTPPWMRLFFTIATSFIAVPTGIKFFNWVATLWGGRISLNSALLFSCGFIVNFVLGGITGVALAQVPFDVHVHDTYFVVAHFHYIVYGGSVFVIFSSIYHWYPKFTGHMLNENLGRIHFLLTFIGFNLCFAPQHWLGLNGMPRRVAEYDPQFTLVNQISSAGALIMAISTIPFLWNVVKSAFDGIPSGNNPWEALTPEWLTTSPPPIENWSGPAPLVKEPYGYGETQKGLSLDMETKQAPFEDSKEVEK
- the coxB gene encoding cytochrome c oxidase subunit II — its product is MPIPSAIKTLLISTALILMGLWAGQNVNLLPVDASENAPVYDELFKVLFSIGTILFLGMTGLVVYSLFKFRRRPDEIGDGLPIEGNLPLEILWTAVPAVVVLFVGLYSYDIYDRMGGMQPLDHGVHDHAAMSNDQRIWGGIGSNPEDATKTGMFAPLRIEVNALQFAFIFHYPEGDITSGELHVPKGQPISMRMDSKDVIHAFWVPEFRLKQDIIPGQPTILNFTATKTGRYPIICAELCGPYHGGMRSSVVVEEPENYEEWFNTNAKPTNPIA
- a CDS encoding COX15/CtaA family protein, which produces MTTSSLPVIRLRLAQLTSHLVVALIALVVIGGSTRVMEAGLACPDWPLCYGSLFPGRQMNLQVFLEWFHRLDAFLVGVAVLAQFWVSLRWRKVLPTWLPFISGLLVLMVGIQGGLGALTVLQLLPSGVVSAHLVLALTLVAMVSGITQRLFSRSNSNSPFWWRLMGVISLFAVIIQSLLGGQMATAWAAQRCRNFGQACELIDFHRFSAVLTSATILSFVLVAFIAGGWPRSQWRFLLSVVGLLIIQITLGVLTLRFGSFYPTITISHQLVAALLVAFLAALVCRRPDIPTKEISFISEISSPLEHCHG